A DNA window from Desulfobacterales bacterium contains the following coding sequences:
- the gatA gene encoding Asp-tRNA(Asn)/Glu-tRNA(Gln) amidotransferase subunit GatA has product MKLYELTIDAAHKLLKDKEISSVELVNAVYERIDQVEDRIGAYISFCRDKATAQAQAADKRIASGNITPLTGIPLSIKDLICTQGVRTTCASKILADFIPPYDATVMTLLGKAGAVMVGKANMDEFAMGSSTENSGMKPTRNPWDLTRIPGGSSGGSAAAVAADMCLGSLGSDTGGSIRQPASHCGVVGLKPTYGRVSRFGLVAYASSLDQIGPVGKTVTDCALMLNAIAGHDPNDSTSVPREVPNYTAACRPGLEGITIGIPKEYNTAAGLDPSVAEAVANAVRRIESLGATVVDVSLPHSQYAVAAYYVVAPAEASSNLARYDGVKYGFRDSASEDLIEMYKRTRSRGFGPEVQRRIIIGTYALSAGYYDAYYGKASQVRTLIREDFNQAFEHCDVIVSPVAPTPAFKIGEKCHDPLTMYLSDIFTLAANLAGVPGMSVPCGFSPEGLPIGLQLQGNHFDEATMLKVAYNFEQSANIHHIKPML; this is encoded by the coding sequence ATGAAACTTTATGAACTGACGATTGATGCGGCTCACAAGCTCCTAAAAGATAAAGAGATCTCATCCGTGGAACTGGTCAATGCCGTATATGAGCGCATCGATCAGGTGGAGGATCGAATCGGCGCTTATATCAGCTTTTGCCGTGATAAAGCGACGGCACAGGCCCAAGCGGCGGACAAACGTATCGCCTCGGGCAACATAACGCCGCTTACCGGCATTCCCCTTTCCATCAAAGATCTTATCTGCACGCAAGGGGTTCGAACCACCTGCGCGTCGAAAATTCTGGCGGATTTCATTCCCCCCTACGATGCCACCGTCATGACCCTGCTCGGGAAGGCCGGCGCCGTTATGGTGGGCAAGGCCAACATGGATGAATTTGCCATGGGATCATCCACGGAAAATTCAGGAATGAAGCCGACACGCAATCCGTGGGATTTAACCCGTATTCCCGGCGGCTCCAGCGGCGGCTCGGCCGCAGCAGTGGCAGCGGATATGTGTTTGGGCTCTCTGGGATCGGATACCGGCGGCTCCATTCGTCAACCGGCCTCTCATTGCGGCGTTGTGGGGCTAAAACCGACCTATGGACGGGTTTCCCGGTTCGGGTTGGTCGCTTATGCGTCTTCCCTGGACCAAATCGGCCCGGTGGGAAAAACCGTAACCGATTGCGCTTTGATGCTGAACGCCATTGCCGGGCACGATCCGAACGATTCCACATCGGTTCCCAGAGAGGTGCCAAATTATACCGCCGCCTGCCGGCCAGGGCTTGAGGGAATAACAATCGGAATTCCCAAAGAGTACAACACCGCTGCCGGCCTTGATCCTTCGGTAGCCGAAGCTGTCGCCAATGCCGTCCGGAGGATCGAATCCCTGGGAGCAACCGTTGTCGACGTATCGCTCCCGCACTCCCAATATGCCGTTGCCGCTTATTATGTGGTGGCGCCGGCCGAAGCCAGCTCGAACCTGGCTCGCTATGACGGTGTGAAATACGGCTTTCGGGATTCCGCGTCCGAGGATTTGATAGAAATGTACAAGCGCACGCGCTCCAGGGGATTCGGCCCGGAAGTCCAGCGTCGCATCATTATCGGCACCTATGCCCTGTCGGCCGGCTATTACGACGCCTATTACGGCAAAGCATCCCAGGTGCGAACCCTGATTCGGGAAGATTTTAACCAGGCCTTTGAACACTGCGATGTCATCGTATCACCGGTGGCACCGACACCCGCCTTTAAGATCGGCGAAAAATGCCATGATCCGCTGACCATGTATCTAAGCGACATTTTTACGCTGGCAGCCAATTTGGCCGGTGTACCGGGAATGAGCGTCCCTTGCGGCTTTTCACCTGAAGGGCTTCCCATCGGGCTTCAACTGCAGGGAAATCATTTTGATGAGGCCACCATGCTAAAAGTTGCGTATAATTTTGAACAATCCGCGAACATTCATCATATAAAGCCGATGCTATAG